The Lactuca sativa cultivar Salinas chromosome 2, Lsat_Salinas_v11, whole genome shotgun sequence genome includes a window with the following:
- the LOC128132338 gene encoding uncharacterized protein LOC128132338, producing MGYQNPPPNLQVQAMMDEMRRLMTNEFNQVHERMDRMEAQVQRTRSRASSQVSNGEEEDDGWEPERRPNRRRSRRDDNLSSIKMKVPSFKGKSDPDAYIEWETKMEFIFDCHEYSNRKKVKLAIVEFSDYALTWWDQLLITRRRNGERPIETWDEMKSVMRRRFVPSHYFRDLHNKLQSLKQGSKCVDDYFKEMEVMMVRANIEEDPEATMARFLNGLNLEIRDRVEMQHYVEIEDMVHMAVKIEKQLKRGGGSRNNTWKASTSKKIRKYTYFFF from the coding sequence ATGGGTTATCAAAACCCCCCACCAAACCTTCAAGTTCAAGCTATGATGGATGAGATGCGACGTTTGATGACAAATGAATTTAACCAAGTACATGAAAGAATGGACCGAATGGAGGCACAAGTACAAAGAACTCGATCTCGAGCATCATCACAGGTTTCTAACGGGGAAGAGGAGGATGATGGTTGGGAACCTGAAAGGCGACCAAATAGAAGGAGGTCACGAAGAGATGACAATTTAAGTTCTATTAAAATGAAAGTTCCTTCTTTCAAAGGCAAATCAGACCCGGACGCGTACATTGAATGGGAGACAAAAATGGAGTTCATATTTGATTGTCATGAATATTCCAACCGTAAGAAGGTAAAACTAGCCATAGTTGAGTTTTCTGATTATGCACTAACATGGTGGGATCAACTTCTAATCACTAGACGGAGAAATGGAGAAAGGCCTATTGAGACATGGGATGAAATGAAGAGTGTCATGCGAAGACGGTTTGTGCCAAGTCATTACTTTCGTGATCTCCACAATAAACTTCAAAGCTTAAAACAAGGCAGCAAGTGTGTTGATGATTACTTCAAAGAAATGGAGGTTATGATGGTTCGTGCCAATATTGAGGAGGATCCTGAGGCAACCATGGCCAGATTCTTAAATGGCTTAAATCTTGAAATTCGTGATCGCGTTGAGATGCAACATTATGTTGAAATTGAAGACATGGTCCATATGGCTGTTAAAattgaaaaacaattaaaaagaGGTGGCGGGTCTcgaaataacacttggaaggctagtacttcaaaaaaaatcagaaaatacacCTACTTCTTTTTCTAA